One Paenibacillus riograndensis SBR5 DNA segment encodes these proteins:
- a CDS encoding carbohydrate ABC transporter permease: MKSADRGILSEHDLKKTSNKIVYGIMVFFILVMVFTMLYPILMTMFNGLKSNTEVNSFPPHFFPQEWHFGNLKDALNYIDLLVFLRNTLYIFVGNMAVTLIVLGLASFSISRMNVPYRKVFYFFFLMTLFIPATSYMIPNFVNLKELGLLNQYAAFWLPAGANTFYFLLLKNFFDGIHPEIFEAARIDGASEPRSFFSIAVPLSIPIFATLAIFIFSTAWNDWFWPSLVMHSEDKYTLATAIYKYVIAVKALNTNIKFAILFLVSLPPILVFLLFQKFIMRGVALSAVKG, from the coding sequence ATGAAGAGCGCAGACAGAGGCATTCTTTCCGAACATGATCTGAAAAAAACAAGCAACAAAATCGTTTACGGGATTATGGTGTTTTTCATCCTGGTCATGGTCTTTACCATGCTCTATCCGATCCTGATGACGATGTTCAACGGTCTCAAATCCAACACGGAGGTCAATTCCTTTCCGCCGCATTTTTTTCCGCAGGAGTGGCATTTCGGCAATTTGAAGGATGCGCTGAACTATATCGATCTGCTGGTGTTCCTCAGAAACACACTCTATATTTTCGTGGGGAATATGGCTGTGACTCTTATTGTACTTGGCCTTGCTTCCTTCAGCATTTCCCGGATGAACGTGCCTTACCGCAAGGTGTTTTATTTTTTCTTCCTGATGACTTTGTTTATCCCGGCGACCAGTTATATGATTCCGAACTTCGTCAATCTGAAGGAGCTTGGACTGCTGAACCAGTATGCGGCATTCTGGCTGCCGGCGGGAGCGAATACGTTTTACTTCCTGCTTTTGAAGAACTTTTTTGACGGAATCCATCCGGAGATTTTTGAAGCCGCACGGATTGACGGGGCCTCGGAGCCGCGCAGTTTTTTCTCGATAGCTGTGCCGCTGTCCATTCCCATTTTTGCCACACTGGCGATCTTTATTTTCTCAACTGCCTGGAATGACTGGTTCTGGCCGTCCCTTGTTATGCACAGTGAGGATAAATACACTCTCGCCACAGCGATCTATAAATATGTAATCGCCGTTAAGGCGCTCAACACCAATATCAAATTTGCCATTCTCTTTCTGGTTTCTCTGCCGCCGATTCTGGTGTTCCTGCTGTTCCAGAAATTTATTATGCGCGGTGTGGCTTTGTCGGCAGTGAAGGGGTAA
- a CDS encoding carbohydrate ABC transporter permease: MPAKLERKPHKQNRWKKNFWGYMFLLPAIIIFVLFMWVPIFKGFMYSFYTVDFVKGNTFAGLDNYARALTDPDVLIAVKNTLYYMVLCLVIGFWVPIAFAIAISELRKFGGFVRVAAYLPFVLPAVVLYGLWRWLYDPVGPINALLGTMGADQISFLTDSRWSMISLVFMETWQQFGSGMLIYLAAVLSIPRDWYEAAEIDGAGVWARIRHITLPSLRNLIVLMLILQIIATSQGYQSQLALLDGGPNNTTLTYALLIVKYAFTRLDYGTATALGMLMFIVLGGLGIVQFKLNKEDN; encoded by the coding sequence ATGCCGGCGAAGCTTGAGCGCAAACCGCACAAACAGAACCGCTGGAAAAAAAACTTTTGGGGATATATGTTTCTCTTACCCGCCATTATTATTTTTGTATTGTTTATGTGGGTTCCAATTTTTAAAGGGTTTATGTACAGCTTCTATACCGTGGACTTCGTAAAGGGCAATACCTTTGCCGGCCTCGATAATTATGCCAGAGCGCTTACGGACCCGGATGTATTGATTGCTGTAAAAAATACCCTGTATTACATGGTGCTCTGCCTGGTGATCGGCTTCTGGGTGCCGATTGCCTTTGCCATCGCCATTTCCGAGCTGCGGAAATTCGGCGGCTTTGTCCGTGTGGCGGCTTATCTGCCGTTTGTACTGCCGGCTGTCGTGCTGTATGGCTTGTGGAGATGGCTGTACGATCCGGTCGGACCCATCAATGCGCTGCTCGGGACAATGGGGGCGGATCAAATCTCTTTTCTGACGGACAGCAGGTGGTCGATGATCTCGTTAGTTTTTATGGAAACCTGGCAGCAGTTTGGCTCGGGGATGCTCATTTATCTGGCGGCTGTGCTCAGTATTCCCCGCGATTGGTACGAAGCTGCTGAAATTGACGGTGCCGGGGTGTGGGCCCGTATCCGCCATATCACACTGCCCTCTTTGCGCAATCTGATTGTCCTGATGCTGATTCTGCAGATTATTGCCACCTCCCAGGGTTACCAGTCACAGCTTGCTTTGCTGGATGGAGGCCCGAATAATACCACGCTGACCTACGCGCTGCTGATTGTAAAGTATGCTTTTACCCGGCTGGATTACGGAACGGCGACGGCGCTTGGCATGCTGATGTTCATTGTTCTCGGCGGTTTGGGCATTGTGCAGTTCAAGCTGAACAAGGAGGACAACTAA